Part of the Bos indicus isolate NIAB-ARS_2022 breed Sahiwal x Tharparkar chromosome 29, NIAB-ARS_B.indTharparkar_mat_pri_1.0, whole genome shotgun sequence genome is shown below.
GGCGCCAGGGGGCTGCTGtcaggtgggggtggagggtctGGGATGGGAAGGGCTTGTAGTAGGGCTGCTCCCCGGGGAGGGCTCCCCAGCCTGGACTTGACTAACCGACAGTCGCAGGCTCCACTAGGGGGCAGGGCAGCAGCGCTTGGCCCTTAGGTCCTGGGGGAGCTGGGGCGGGGAGGGCCCTGCCCCAGCTCTGCGGGTCCCTGGGGCCCGTGGGCTGTAGTGGCTCTGGCCAGGTCTCTGGTTTCATTCTGCCAATCCCTTGTGGTCACCTTCACCCCTCCTGACAAGGGCCAGTCCAGAGCGCCCAGCCCAGGAGCGTTGCCTGTGCTGCCCCAGGGGCAGGCCTAGCAGCCGTGGGCCCAGCAGCCCACGCAGCCCAGTGGGAGCCTGCGACTGTCGGTTAGTCAAGTCCAGGCTAGGGAGCCCTCCCAGGAGAGCAGCCCTACTACAAGCCCTTCCCGTCCCAGaacgcccccccaacccccgacAGCAGCCCCCTGGCCCCTGGCTGGCACTcacaacccccccaccccatacTGAGAACTGAACCGCCCATACTGAGAACTGAACCGCCCATGCAGGCCACTGACCAACTGCCCAGCTCCAGCCTCTGTCTCAAGCTGGCCTGTGCTCCTGAGACTATGAGTGTTCATGGgcccagagagagaaaaggcctcagtttctctgagCTCCCCTGGGCCCAGAGCCCTGCCCAGCACCCACCTCCGGGTCCCACGTCTCACTGACCTCATACAGAGACATGCCGCGTGCTGTGTCCAGGCTCTTGGGCCTTTTGGTCTGAAACAGCAGAGAGCCCAGTCACCTGGGCCAGACGACGCCTGGGTCTCCCTCCCTGtcacccccacccagccccaccctgTGCGCCAGCCCCACTCACCAGCCTCCGCCTCTCCAGACACACGTCGAAGCTCCGGGCCCGGTTGGGCACCAGCTTCCTCAGGGGCACCCGCAGCTCTCCCAGGGGAGGCGCCCGCCTCCGTCGCCGCAGCCATGggtcttcacacacacacagcctggggGCCACCTGGGTCAGCCTGGCCAGGCCagtcccccatccccacccccaccccagcccctcctcgTGGCCCAGGCCCCGTCCTCACCGCAAGGTCTTGCGCCGGGCGTCCTGGAGGGTGAACCCATGATAGGTGAGCGTCTCCTCCCAGACAGGACCCCTCGTGCCCCGAACCGTGCGTGTCCGCAGCTGGCTGGCCTGAGGGCCAAGCAGGGAGTGTCAGAGCCCTCCTCGGGCCCCGGCGCCCCACCTGGGTCCCCCCCGTCCCAGCAATGGGGGGCCCCTGCCTGAGGGGGGAGGCCTTGGGGAGGAGGGGCATGGCAGACCAGGTGGGCGCTCCAGGCTGGATACCTGGCCGAGGGTCAGCGGTGGGGGCCTGCATCTCGCCCTCACCTTGCTGGCTCCGGGCAGCAGGTTGGCTTTGACGAAGGTATCCATGGAGCCAGAGGCTGGTGGCTTGAGGCCCTGGGAAGGGAGAGTGGCTGTGGGAGAGGCCCGGGGCGCAGGCCCGAGCCCCGGGGACGCCGCCCGCCCCCTCCTCACCTTGGCACGGTGAGCTGTGCAGTGCAGGGTGCTGTTGTCCGTGTCAAAAAGGAGCGTGAACTCGAGGGTGCCGAGGGCGGCTAGGGGCAGGTGGCAGGCAGGTCAGCGTCTGCATCAACCCCCGCCGGGCACCACGCCTCATGGTCCTCCCTGGTCTGAAGCCTGGCCTGCCTGCCCCAGACCCCCTTCCTGGATGGGCGGAGCCCAGAGTGTCCCTCCCCCACCCGGCCCCCACTCACTGCTGTCGTCTGAGTCTCCCTCTGGCTCTGGGTCCAGCTGGGGCTGGGGTGCAGAGCGGACCGGGGTCACTGGAGGGCGTGGGTCTGGGGGGTGCAAGGCAGGCTCAGCGGTGGGGTAGAAGTGCGGGAAGTAGTGGGAGATGAGGCGGATGGGCCGGATGGGGCCTGGGCTCACGTCGATAGCCATGTGCTCCTGCATGCTCACCCGCCCCCGGCCCGCCATGGGGGCGCAGGCATGGGCAGGGACTCAGAGGAGCCCCCGAGGACCGCAGATGAGGGGGCGGCACTGACCCACCCAGACAGGGCCAACGGGCATCACTGAGGGCGTCGTGGAGGGTCCTAGGAGGCAGTCGGGACCTGAGGACAGAGCACAGTGTCaaggctggtggggtgggggcctcCAGCCTAGGGGGGGGCACCCCGTGTGCCAGCGGCTAGGCCGGCGGGGCCACTTACCGCTCTGAGAGCCCCTGCACCTGCCTGGGTGGCTGCTGGGCGCTGACTGAGGTGACCCGTGAGAGCCAGCGGGTGGCCGTGGGGGAGGCAGAAGGGGCGGGACTCGGGGCCcccccagagcccaggagcccgcagctccctgccctccaccccaagGGTCCCTTCCCCCCACAGTTCGCACTCTGTCGGAGAGTTATTTTCACCACCATCATGTGGCTCTGCTCccaggggaggaggctggagggccagAGGTGACACAAGAGGTGTGAGGGCAacaggaggcagggtggggggaaaggGGGGGTGAGAGAGGACTGGgggagcggggggtgggggggtgagaggggggtgggggagcggggggtggggggaaaggaggGGTGAGAGAGGACtgggggagcgggggtggggggaaaggggtgagagaggggggtggggggaggcagggtggggggaaaAGAGGGGtgagagagggggctggggggaggcagggtggggggaaaggggtgagaggggctggggggaggcagggtggggggaaaggaggggtgagagagggggctggggtaggcagggtggggggaaaggaggggtgagagaggggggtgggggaggcagggtggggggaaaggaggggtgagagagggctgggggaggcagggtggggggaaaggGGGGGTGAGAGAGAGGACtgggggagcgggggtggggggaaaggggtgagagggggctggggggaggcagggtggggggaaaggaggggtgagagaggggggctggggggaggcagggtggggggaaaggggtgagagagggggctgggggaggcagggtggggggaaaggaggggtgagagagggggctggggggaggcagggtggggggaaaggaggggtgagagaggggggtgggggaggcagggtggggggaaaggaggggtgagagagggctgggggaggcagggtggggggaaaggGGGGGTGAGAGAGAGGACtgggggagcgggggtggggggaaaggggtgagagggggctggggggaggcagggtggggggaaaggaggggtgagagaggggggctggggggaggcagggtggggggaaaggggtgagagagggggctggaggagcgggggtggggggaaaggaggggtgagagagggggctggggggaggcagggtggggggaaagggggggtgagagagggggctgggggaggcagggttgggggaaaggaggggtgagagagggggctggggggagcgggggtggggggaaaggaggggtgagagagggggctggggggaggcagggtggggggaaagTGGGGGTGAGAGAGGGCtgggggagcgggggtgggggggaaggaggggtgagagggggctggggggaggcagggtggggggaaaggaggggtgagagagggggctgggggagcgggggtggggggaaaggaggggtgagagagggggctgggggaggcagggtggggggaaagggggggtgagagagggggctgggggagggggggggagtCATGccgggagggggaggggcggggagtgGGGAGGCGAGATGGGAGTGCTCCATGGAGACAGGAGGGGTAAGGCAACCTGGTCCCCTTGCCACTCAAGCCTTTAAAACATCAACCCATCACTTCGGCTCCTCTCCCCCTTCTCCCAGCTTGGAATAAAATCCTAACCCACCACTGAGGCTTCGCCCCTCGCTACGGCCCCCTGAACGGTGGGCCCCTTTGCCCCCACGTTTCCTTGAACACGCCAAGCTTTGTACAGTGTTGCTTCTTCTGATTGTTGTtctgtctctcagtcgtgtttgactctttgcgaccccatggactgcagcataccaggcttccctgtccttcactatctctggagaTTGTTCCAATTCaggtccgttgagtcaatgaCCCTCCTTCTAAGAGGGATAGACTAAGGATAGTTACACAAGCAGTTGCAGAGGTCCCAGTAGGGGACTAGAGACAGAGGGAACCCAGGGAACTCTGGGGGACTGCTGCAAGTTAGTGAGCACTCAAGAAAGCTATCAGAACATCATGGGACGAAGCAGGCTTGCTTAACTATAAAGCCATAAATGGAAGCATGAGATATGCCTCAGgtcattaagtgaaagaaaaaaattattctgctGATTTAAGTAAGCACTGAGACAGTCCTAGTTTGACCTTCTAGGGTCAGATACTCTCCTGTCCGATGTGAAGGAGGAGCTAGTGATgaagagtgaaagttgctcagtcgtatccaactttttgggaccccatggactatacagtccatggaattttccatgacagaatactggagtgggtagcatatcccccctccagtggatcttcccaacccaagaatcgaactggggtctcctgcattgcaggtggattctttaccaactgagctatcagggaagaccaccTAGTGATGAAAGCCTGAGGTCTACTCGAAGAATGAGAAGGCAGTCTTTCCCCTCGCCCCAACTTTCCTTCGATTATAAAAATGTAACCCACTTAATCCTTGGGGCAGAGTCTCCTCTCTCACAAGCGTTctatattaataaatctacttcttgcctagcactttgtctctcactgaattctttctgtgctgaAACACAAGACCCTGAGCCTCAGTACGTTGAGACACCAGGTAAGTGACTCCAATTATAAGACTGTGGGCTCAAGTCCTAATCTGGGTTGCACTTTTGCCCCAACTTCCCTCCCTTGCCCTTTGACCTGCCCTGCTCCTGTTTATCTATGGTCTCAAGGTCACTCTCTGCAGGGGAATGTGGCTGCCTTTTGCCTGCtcaccttccctttctctttccaggGGTCCTTTGGGGGGCCACCCCTTCCCTACTCTCATTCTAGGAGGTTCACCCTGTTCCCCAGGCCTGTGCCCCAGACCCGGCTGATCAATGAATTCCAAGTCCAGCAGCCAAGTGACAGGCTCAGGGAAGGTCTTGTGGACCAAAGTCAGCCAAGAAAGTGTAACTCTGGGATAGACTGGCCCAGAAAGAGAAgctgttttctgttgatgggatgCTGACGCTGGTACTGTTCCGTCCTACAGCTGTCGTCTTCTCCTCGCCTCTCAGCTCTGGGGAGTGGAGAATACTCCCGAGGGTGAGGCTGATACAGTGGAAAGCAAGGAAAGAAGAGCACCTGGAGCTCCTGGATCCAGCTATGCCTGAAGCTAGTCTGTCTGTGGAGTTTGCAATCACTTTtcctccagatggtgactgcagccatgaaattaaaaaacgtttactccttgggagataagttatgaccaacttagcatattgaaaagcagaaacattactttgccaacaaaggtctgtctagtcaaagctatggtttttccagtagtcatgtatgaatgtgagagttgaactataaagaaagctgagcgccaaagaattgatagttttgaactgtggtgttggagaagactcttgagagtcccttggactgcaaggagatccaaccagtccatcctaaaggaaatcagtcctgaatattcgttggaaggactgatgctgaagctgaaactccaatactttggccacctgatgggaacagccaactcattggaataggccctgatgtgggaaagactgaaggcgggaggagaaggggacaacagaggatgagatggttggaggacatcactgattcaacgaacatgagtttgagtaaactccgggagttggtgacggccagggaggtctggtgtgctgcagtccctggggtcgcaaagagtccaacacgactgactgaattgaactgaattccTCCTTTGGCAAACTCAGCCACTGAGTGGCGTTTTCTATCCCTTGTCCTACCTGATACTGCCCAGTCCACCATCTCCAGGTCAGACTGCCCACCTCTTCAACTCACAGAGATTTACAAGATGGATATGTAATTCCATTACACATCTGTGAGTAATTAATGTGTAATCACATGATTATCTATGTGGCCTGGTCTAAGGTTGCCCCGAGACTGAGCACCCCTAGAGGGCAGGATAGCATCTGGCTGCTGCACAGATGTGGCCCCAGCACAGCTCCTGGCACAGGGAGAGCCTGGCACGTCACAGGTTTGCAGTAACATGCAGGGCTCCTCTCTGGATGGCTGCTGCCCGGCACAGCGTCAGCCAGGCTCGGAAGACAGTTCTGCGGTGGCTGTAGTGGCTAGGAGTTTGGGCTCTGGTGCCAGACAGGGCCTGGTTCAAATCCCAAACtggggtgaccttgggcaaggtgtCTGCCCTCCCTGATCCCATCTCACTACCCAGGGACAGCGTGGTCTCACCTCACAGGGCCGTGGCGAGggtgaaatgagagaaaagatgCCAGACACACAGTATGTGCGATAGCAGGTGACAGCGTGATTATCCCAAAGTGCCCCAGCCAGCAGGCCAGCTGTCCCATGGACTCTGCCCAAGGTCAGGGctccagtgcagaagatgcagttgCCACGGTGTTGGGAAAGGCTTTATTCAGTCCTGGAGAGGAGCCGGCCTGGCCGGGCAGAGGCAGGGCCCGCTCGGGGCCAGGCCTTCAGCCCCGGGGCAGCTCCGGGCCAGCCAGGCGGGGCTGGTAGACGCCAGGGGCCAGCAGCTTCAGGGTGAACTCAGTGATGACGGCTGTGAGCCCCCAGACCCGGTGTGGCCCGTGCAGGAATACGGGCAGCGTGTACTGGAAGTGGCCACCACGGCAGAAGTGGGTGTAACCCTGGTTCTGCTCCTGCAGCAGATGGGCCAGGGGCAGGGCAAACACTTCATCCACCTGTGGGCAGGGGGCAGTGAGAGGGCAGACAGAGCGCTGGCCACTGCAGCCTCCCCCATCAGGACAACccaccctcccccttcctccagaTGCCCCCACTCACCTCCTCGGGGTTGGGCCTAAGGCTCTGGGGATCAACCGGGCCCACGCCAGCCAGCACTGGCACCACTGTGGCCTTTTCCTGTGGTGGGAGGGGAGCAGGCTgtcagggcagggctgggctgggcttggCGGGGCTTTGGGCCAGGGGAGCCTGAGGGGAGGCCTCTGGGGCCTATAGCTGTGCAGGCTGGGTCCACCCGGCCCTGCTCATGGACTTGCTCCAGCCATGCTGACTGGCTCAGGCCCCCTCAACACACTAGACCCACTCAGGCCTCTGGGCCGTTGCTCTCCCTTACTTTTACCACCCTCAGATCTCCCCTGCCTAGCCTTCAACACCCTCCCCAACCTCTGTCCACCAAGCTGAGTGGAGCTGGTTCACCTGGAGCCACCTCCATCCCAGGACTGAGCCTCAGGATCCCCTGTGAAAGGGGAATCAAATGCCCCTGGCCCCGTCCCGATGGGTGTGGGAGGCTGGAACACAACGGCTGGGCAGGTTGTCTGGGACCCCACCGCCCTCGGTGACTACCACAGTCCCCACAGCCACCCTCCTGGTCCCTGAGCGCCCTGCTCCTAACCCGGGGCAAGCAGAGAGGCCGAGCGGGGTGAGGGCCTGAAGGGCTTACCCGGTCGTGCACTGGCCGCAGGACTCCCCACACCTGCTCCTCGGGCACAGCCATGCCCAGCTCCTCCTGCGTCTCCCTCAGGGCCGTGTGCACCACGTCCCGGTCGGCGGGGTCACACTTGCCGCCTGGGAAACTGAACAGGTAGAGGGAGCCTGCTTCTTGGGCCACTGGGGCCATGAAGGGCTGGGGGTGGCCGCTGCGGCAGGGACTCGCTTTAAAAAAAACGTCCCTGCCCCTAGTTTGCAGAGAGGGCTGGGTAAGCCCCACGGCCTCTGCAGGCTCGGTTTACCTCCCTGAACAACAGGAGTAAGGGGGAGAAGCCCCGGGGCTTAGACACGCTAACTGGGCTTATCGTGGGTCGCCCCAGAGGTGCTGACAGCGACCCTAGGGTGTTCCCCGTTTCCGCCGGGGGAGGGGGGTCGCGGCCTGTGCGGGAAGCCAGATAGCCCCGCCCCGCGCTCCCCCTTGGCTCCCGGAGGGGAATCCTCCTGCAGTCGCAGGCAAGAGGCGAAGTTCTGCCTTTTCagtgtgtgtgcttggtcgctcagtcgtgtccggctctttgtgaccccgtggactgcagcccgtcaggctcctctgtgcatggggattctctaggcatgaagactggagtgggttgccatgccctcctccagaaggatcttccccaccctggaatcgaaccccaggtctcctgcattgcaggcggattctttaccgtctgagccaccagggaagcccaagaatactggagtgggtagcctgtcccttcttcaggggatcttcccgacccaggaatcgaaccgaggtctcctgcattgcaggcggagtctttatcagctgagctaccgtATGTCCCGCGCCCGCGCTTCGAGCGATCCGCGCGGCGGCGCCGGGGCAGGAGTACCTGCGGCGCCAGGTTCCGGGCGGAGGGATGTGAATAGTTGACTGCCTCCACAGCCGGCTGGCCGACGGGCTCTACTTAGACCCATTCTGCAGAGGCGGAAACCAAGGCTCGGGGAGGCTAAGTGCCTTGCCCACGACCCGGCGGTCTCCGGGGTTTAGCGGCGCCCTCCTAGAAGGGAGAGGAGGTCCCGGCAGGTGTACCTGACGTCACCCTTGTGCCTCCCGGCCAGGCGGCTGGACCGCAGCGTGTAGAGTAGCGCCGGGACCCCGCGCACCGAGCACAGCGGCACGAGGACCGCGGCCGCCGCAGGCCGCGCGCGCAGCCGAGCCGTGGCTCCCGCCAGCAACCGCCGGCAGCGCTGTTCGCCCTCCGCCGACAGGCAGTCGGGCAGCATGTCCGGTCCAGCGCGGCGGGGACACCGAGGGCACCGGGCGGCGCGAGGGAAGAAGTTCGGGCGAGCACACTCGGGGCGGTCTCTCGGGAACTTGGCGGGCGGGCCGTGGGAGGAGTCTGACCGCCTTGGTGGGGAGCGGTAACGGCACAGGCCACGCCTACGAGGGCGGGGCTCGACCAAGGGGCGGACTCAGGCAGGGGAGGGGCCCCTCTGAGAATTGTGGGGCGGGGCGGGAAGGGGCGGGGCTCGATAGCCTGGGCTTCCGTCAGGGGCAGGCTTGGGCTTCCGGTAGGAGAgggcctggggcggggcgggCCTGGCCTGGGGCGGGGCGGGAAGGGGCGTGACTCGATAGTCTGGGCTTCCGGTAGGGGCGAGCCTGGGCTTCCGgtaggggcggggctggggcaggtaggggcggggctggggcggggctggCCCGACGGGTCTGGAGAGTGTCCCCTGCCTAGTGCAACTAGACTCGTGTCTGGCCGGCGCCCGGGGTAGGCCGTACTGACCGCGGGGTTTGGGAGTTGGGGTGTCTGATTGTTGAGGCCCCGCATTTCTCTGCGCCCGCAAGTGCTGCAGGATGTTTGGAGTCGGCGTTTAGCGGGTAGAGATGCCTCCCCACCCTCCGGGCCCTATCTCCTGGCTCCGCTGGGTGGCATGAGCTGAGCCCTCTCGCTCCAGGGGACCCACTCCAGCCCCAGACCTTTCCCCTGCTTTTCCCACCTCCAGGAGCTGGCCTCTTCTCCTCTCCCGTCTCCTCCACAACTTCTACTCTTACAGGTGCTGGTCATTTTCTCTAGAAGCTCTCCTGCCTGGAATTTTGATTGAATTCTCAAACTCATCGCGCCACCCCCACCTTGACCCCTGTGGTCACTGCCAGTGGCGTGCTGCACCCCTCTGCCAGACTGTGgcaacccccctccccccgccaagGACC
Proteins encoded:
- the LOC109554142 gene encoding double C2-like domain-containing protein gamma isoform X5, translated to MAGRGRVSMQEHMAIDVSPGPIRPIRLISHYFPHFYPTAEPALHPPDPRPPVTPVRSAPQPQLDPEPEGDSDDSTALGTLEFTLLFDTDNSTLHCTAHRAKGLKPPASGSMDTFVKANLLPGASKVRARCRPPPLTLGQASQLRTRTVRGTRGPVWEETLTYHGFTLQDARRKTLRLCVCEDPWLRRRRRAPPLGELRVPLRKLVPNRARSFDVCLERRRLTKRPKSLDTARGMSLYEQEVEAELASEERGRVLLSLCYSSQRGGLLVGVLRCAHLAPMDANGYSDPFVRLFLHPNTGRKSKYKTSVRKKTLNPEFNEEFFYAGPREELAQKTLLVSVWDYDLGTADDFIGGVQLSSRAGGERQQHWRECLGHSDRRLELWHPLDGAPLQLSD
- the NUDT8 gene encoding mitochondrial coenzyme A diphosphatase NUDT8 isoform X1, translated to MLPDCLSAEGEQRCRRLLAGATARLRARPAAAAVLVPLCSVRGVPALLYTLRSSRLAGRHKGDVSFPGGKCDPADRDVVHTALRETQEELGMAVPEEQVWGVLRPVHDREKATVVPVLAGVGPVDPQSLRPNPEEVDEVFALPLAHLLQEQNQGYTHFCRGGHFQYTLPVFLHGPHRVWGLTAVITEFTLKLLAPGVYQPRLAGPELPRG
- the NUDT8 gene encoding mitochondrial coenzyme A diphosphatase NUDT8 isoform X2, whose translation is MQETSVRFLGREDPLKKGQATHSSILGLPWWLRRFPGGKCDPADRDVVHTALRETQEELGMAVPEEQVWGVLRPVHDREKATVVPVLAGVGPVDPQSLRPNPEEVDEVFALPLAHLLQEQNQGYTHFCRGGHFQYTLPVFLHGPHRVWGLTAVITEFTLKLLAPGVYQPRLAGPELPRG
- the LOC109554142 gene encoding double C2-like domain-containing protein gamma isoform X2, translating into MMVVKITLRQSANCGGKGPLGWRAGSCGLLGSGGAPSPAPSASPTATRWLSRVTSVSAQQPPRQVQGLSERSRLPPRTLHDALSDARWPCLDPRPPVTPVRSAPQPQLDPEPEGDSDDSTALGTLEFTLLFDTDNSTLHCTAHRAKGLKPPASGSMDTFVKANLLPGASKVRARCRPPPLTLGQASQLRTRTVRGTRGPVWEETLTYHGFTLQDARRKTLRLCVCEDPWLRRRRRAPPLGELRVPLRKLVPNRARSFDVCLERRRLTKRPKSLDTARGMSLYEEVEAELASEERGRVLLSLCYSSQRGGLLVGVLRCAHLAPMDANGYSDPFVRLFLHPNTGRKSKYKTSVRKKTLNPEFNEEFFYAGPREELAQKTLLVSVWDYDLGTADDFIGGVQLSSRAGGERQQHWRECLGHSDRRLELWHPLDGAPLQLSD
- the LOC109554142 gene encoding double C2-like domain-containing protein gamma isoform X6, producing MAGRGRVSMQEHMAIDVSPGPIRPIRLISHYFPHFYPTAEPALHPPDPRPPVTPVRSAPQPQLDPEPEGDSDDSTALGTLEFTLLFDTDNSTLHCTAHRAKGLKPPASGSMDTFVKANLLPGASKASQLRTRTVRGTRGPVWEETLTYHGFTLQDARRKTLRLCVCEDPWLRRRRRAPPLGELRVPLRKLVPNRARSFDVCLERRRLTKRPKSLDTARGMSLYEQEVEAELASEERGRVLLSLCYSSQRGGLLVGVLRCAHLAPMDANGYSDPFVRLFLHPNTGRKSKYKTSVRKKTLNPEFNEEFFYAGPREELAQKTLLVSVWDYDLGTADDFIGGVQLSSRAGGERQQHWRECLGHSDRRLELWHPLDGAPLQLSD
- the LOC109554142 gene encoding double C2-like domain-containing protein gamma isoform X7, translating into MPVGPVWVDPRPPVTPVRSAPQPQLDPEPEGDSDDSTALGTLEFTLLFDTDNSTLHCTAHRAKGLKPPASGSMDTFVKANLLPGASKVRARCRPPPLTLGQASQLRTRTVRGTRGPVWEETLTYHGFTLQDARRKTLRLCVCEDPWLRRRRRAPPLGELRVPLRKLVPNRARSFDVCLERRRLTKRPKSLDTARGMSLYEQEVEAELASEERGRVLLSLCYSSQRGGLLVGVLRCAHLAPMDANGYSDPFVRLFLHPNTGRKSKYKTSVRKKTLNPEFNEEFFYAGPREELAQKTLLVSVWDYDLGTADDFIGGVQLSSRAGGERQQHWRECLGHSDRRLELWHPLDGAPLQLSD
- the LOC109554142 gene encoding double C2-like domain-containing protein gamma isoform X4 — protein: MGQLACWLGHFGIITLSPAIAHTVCLASFLSFHPRHGPVRSRLPPRTLHDALSDARWPCLDPRPPVTPVRSAPQPQLDPEPEGDSDDSTALGTLEFTLLFDTDNSTLHCTAHRAKGLKPPASGSMDTFVKANLLPGASKVRARCRPPPLTLGQASQLRTRTVRGTRGPVWEETLTYHGFTLQDARRKTLRLCVCEDPWLRRRRRAPPLGELRVPLRKLVPNRARSFDVCLERRRLTKRPKSLDTARGMSLYEQEVEAELASEERGRVLLSLCYSSQRGGLLVGVLRCAHLAPMDANGYSDPFVRLFLHPNTGRKSKYKTSVRKKTLNPEFNEEFFYAGPREELAQKTLLVSVWDYDLGTADDFIGGVQLSSRAGGERQQHWRECLGHSDRRLELWHPLDGAPLQLSD
- the LOC109554142 gene encoding double C2-like domain-containing protein gamma isoform X1; the encoded protein is MMVVKITLRQSANCGGKGPLGWRAGSCGLLGSGGAPSPAPSASPTATRWLSRVTSVSAQQPPRQVQGLSERSRLPPRTLHDALSDARWPCLDPRPPVTPVRSAPQPQLDPEPEGDSDDSTALGTLEFTLLFDTDNSTLHCTAHRAKGLKPPASGSMDTFVKANLLPGASKVRARCRPPPLTLGQASQLRTRTVRGTRGPVWEETLTYHGFTLQDARRKTLRLCVCEDPWLRRRRRAPPLGELRVPLRKLVPNRARSFDVCLERRRLTKRPKSLDTARGMSLYEQEVEAELASEERGRVLLSLCYSSQRGGLLVGVLRCAHLAPMDANGYSDPFVRLFLHPNTGRKSKYKTSVRKKTLNPEFNEEFFYAGPREELAQKTLLVSVWDYDLGTADDFIGGVQLSSRAGGERQQHWRECLGHSDRRLELWHPLDGAPLQLSD
- the LOC109554142 gene encoding double C2-like domain-containing protein gamma isoform X3, producing MMVVKITLRQSANCGGKGPLGWRAGSCGLLGSGGAPSPAPSASPTATRWLSRVTSVSAQQPPRQVQGLSERSRLPPRTLHDALSDARWPCLDPRPPVTPVRSAPQPQLDPEPEGDSDDSTALGTLEFTLLFDTDNSTLHCTAHRAKGLKPPASGSMDTFVKANLLPGASKASQLRTRTVRGTRGPVWEETLTYHGFTLQDARRKTLRLCVCEDPWLRRRRRAPPLGELRVPLRKLVPNRARSFDVCLERRRLTKRPKSLDTARGMSLYEQEVEAELASEERGRVLLSLCYSSQRGGLLVGVLRCAHLAPMDANGYSDPFVRLFLHPNTGRKSKYKTSVRKKTLNPEFNEEFFYAGPREELAQKTLLVSVWDYDLGTADDFIGGVQLSSRAGGERQQHWRECLGHSDRRLELWHPLDGAPLQLSD